Below is a genomic region from Helianthus annuus cultivar XRQ/B chromosome 2, HanXRQr2.0-SUNRISE, whole genome shotgun sequence.
GGTTATAATTGTATAACCATAGGGGGCTTAATGTAAGATTGGTTTTTATAAAAGGAACATTAAGGTGCAAACCCTAATAATATCttttatcaaaaacaaaaacCCTAGCTTCCTTCCCAAGTTTGGCCGACTCCCTCTTAAGGCCGCCGCCACCTACCACGAGCCGGAGCACCTCCACCGCCTCATCTTTTTGGTCGGTTCTACCTTTGGGTATCTCGTGCTCGGTTGTGAACTTCCTACTAGCGAGGATTCGTTGTAACCCGCGTGTTACAATCCAGGTGTAGTCGTCAAAGGTTGATTACTAAAACCCACTATGGTTGTTTttctatttatttgtttatatgcGTATAACCTTGATCCTGATTGTGATATTTATTAATCGGATTAATAAatcaaatatattttataaaatcaaAATCGGCCAtgattatatatgtatataatcgATTTTTGTTAAATATGTAAACCGCTTCCGCTTCAAGTTTTGATACCATGATTCACAACATGtcatgagttttacaaataaataatTGCGACTTTAATCATTAAAGTTAAAGGGTATCCactgcaatccgatacaaacataaggacggaaaatgtaatttacccttcaTCTATTGTCTCAAAATATGCACCATCAGCCTAACACATGTGTGATTTATGCTCATAGTAATTATATTTACAGTAGAACTTTCTTATAACTTATTAAACCTCTAGTCATCACAAACTTAACCCAAAATTCCCTACAATCAACTATCTCAACTAAAAATTAAAACCCTAAACCTTCAATGATCCATGGGAGTGACAGAGAGTAAATGCTTCTTCTAGTTgaagaaaatataaaaattcatACTAAATCATCATAATTCAAAACATAAACTACAACCCATTTAAGTCAATTGCCATGAACCGACTCGAGTTACATACGAGCTAAGACCAACCTCAGTTCCTAGCTCAAATTGAAGATTACGAACCAAGCCAATCCAGCTCGTATGGTTACGATCTCGAGCCCATGTTGATACTTCATGCTCGTTGATCAACCCTAAATCATGGCAACAATGTACAATACAAAACATAAACTACAACCCATTTAAGCTCTTATTCATCTGATTATTACATACAGGCTTTATGTCCCAAAAAATGACCAAACAACTATATTAGCTAGAACTTCTCTCTATAACACTAACACATAACCCACTACTTGATGCGTGGTTCACCCCTGTCTAAACCCGTGAGGCACTAACCATGAGACACAAGTCCAGACCAACAGGTCAACCGAAAAGTCAACGTGGCTTCAAAAGCAAATGTCAATACTAGCTTCTATGACCAATTCTTGCAGAATTTCATCTGCAGCTTCAACCACAATATCATTTCTATCTGATAAAGTGTCTAACCATGATCCACGTTTCGCCATATCCTTTCTAATGAGCTGGTCTAGCGTCCGCGGACCCGCGGGTTGACCATTATGCCAGTCAACTTGGTCAATGACCTTGTTGATCACATCTTTTTCCAATGAAAATGGCCGAGCACGTGAGCTAAATAACGCCATTCTGGAATGTAAACTAAGCAGCACTTCCTTGACACAATCATGGAGGACTTTAATATCACACGGTGATTCAAACGCGTAATCCGTCGCTAAAAAGAACTCCCAGTTTGACTGAGAAGCTCGGTAGAGCTCTTTGACATATGAGGAAATGAATTCCCGGTCCTCAGTAAATAAACTTACACCTCTCTTCCGTGCTGGAGATGAAGTTTGCGATGAATGTTCCTCGAAATCAAGCCGCCGTGGTTGCATATGGTGTTCAACTGTGACGGGTCACAAGTGTATGATAAACATTAAACAGTTTCTTATAAAAGTGaataaaagttatgactttgtaTCTATCTATACGTACCAGATTCGATGGTGCTCGTGGGACTGTCGATATTATCTGAAAAGAATGGGTCAAGAACAGACACCGGGCTCGGATTCTCTCTAAATTGATCACTATCCATGTTTTCTGATTTAAAACCGGCTTTTGGTGAAGAGGCATCTAATAGAAGTTCCTGTAGCAAAAAATGTCAAAAGCGTTGCAAAAATTAGTGACTGATCTTAGTTTAGAACTAGAAATTAAGACGTTTGATTTACCAGTTCGGGTCTGTTAATGCACCCATCGGTTCCTGGTGGTGACGGACCGATGTCTTTTGTGTTCGAGTCCATGTTTGAGAACTTTGAGACGTGACTAAGAGCATCATTCGTATATGTGAGCTCCACGAAACCTGGAAAACAAAGTGTTATTATTCAGCCAAACTGCCTACAAAATATACTTTCATTTGGTCATTAACCAACCGAACCGGTATCAACCGGTTTAGTTCATGTTGAGAACACTTACCACTAGCATTTGAATACTCATTCTGCTTTAACGGGCTCAAGGCACTCCAAGTCGTATGCAAACTTTTCTCACCGTGGGTTGCTTCGAGTTCACGCTTGAGAGCAGCCATCGACTCGTGTATAGGAGATGTTAGTAGTACCCTCTCCAAGGTTCTTGCCACTTGTTTACATGAAGGACCCGAAGGCTCACCCACACCCGTGCCTAAAGCCACTAGCCTTAACCTTTCGGCTAGGTGTCTTCTGGCTTCCATAAATACTTCCGGTTCTTGGTGCTTAACGTATGGTACCAACGCTAAATCTCCAGCTTTAGAACCAGTTTCACCACAAGATTTCATCTTTCGAAAGCTCTTCAACTTTGAAACTTTTAGTTTTCTTCTAACATCACTAAACAAAACATGGGTGTGTTTAACCATGTGTTTGTTATTTGCGGAGTTGTGATGAGGGTGCGAATGCAAGCATTGACACCCTATATCAACTGGGCATTCTACAACACGTTGAGTAGGCTTCAAAACCACGATTGTATCAAGGATGTTCGTGTTTTCCTTCTTCTTGCTCATGTTTTCGTATCGGGTTTTCATCTTTTGCCAAAAACATTTCTCAATGGTTTTCTTCCAAGCCTCTTCATTCTTTAAAGATTGGTTCACACTTGCGGCTTTCTTCTTCGAATTAATCTGCGCAAATTGAAATATGTGTTCAGAATCTACCTCATTCTTTAAAGATTGAAAGTAGGGCTGCTAAACAGGTCGTATTTATGGGTTGGCGGGTTGAACCCTACACTAACACGGAAATTTTACACGAGCCCGAAATTGGGTCACACacatgaacccgaacacgacccatgTATTTGCATGTTGACACGAACACGGCCATgtaatccatatatatatatatatatatatatatatatatatatgtaggacaaagatccgttaggaaccaccctttattgcgagaactgcgagaaccaatgtgaacacaaccaaaaatgcctaaaaatagctaaaaaaacacacaattttttttaatattttttataaaaaaatcgctacttttagtagccaaaaaaaaagtttgtttttggctactaaaagtagtgattttaacataaaaaatattaaaaaaaatttagatttttttatagatttttttaggttttttggcgGTTTAGTTTTTAgaattttagcttgggggggggggggggggtaggtttttttagctattttaggttgtgttcacattggttctcgcggttatcgcaataaaggtggttctcgcatgaaccttaccctatatatatatatcgcaTATTTAAAATTCTAAATTACATATTAGAATCATCTTCCTGAAGCGATTACGTTTAAAATATGCCAATTAGTTTGGAAACTTCTAAATTTGGCATAAGAAATACATTAacacattttttaaaaaatatagatgggttaaacgggtcagcCTGCTAACCTATTGGGCTGACATGAACACGACCCGTTAAGCAAAACGTGTTCACGGGTCCGGCCCGAACCTGACCCGTACCATTTTAAACTAAACCCAATGAAATTCACACCCTTAATTGTAAGTAAAATATTGTACTTACATAAATGCTTCTAAGTTGTTCATCAAAAGTCAGCATTCTTACTTGGCCCCTTTCATGTTCAGCTCCTGAAAGATCGGAAACCAGTAAATCCCACCattcagtttgacttttaaggtcAACATATAACCTTTTCAATCCCAAAGTTATTTAACATTTTTCATACAAATTGAGCAAAAACACTTTCTGTTAGGAGCATCCATAAAAAAATCAGTCACATTATCAaaattttctcaaaaaaaaaaaaaaaaaaaaaaaaaaaactgctcATATCTATAAACATGACTTTTTTAGTCAGTCAgtttgacctcaaaagtcaaaaTGACTTTAAGACAATGCTTGTTCACCAATTAATATCAATTAAGTAAAGATTACAAACAAAAAGTGAACTCACCTAGAACACTTCTGCTCCTATGGGTCTCATCTGGCAGCAGCTTCTGGTGAGGACGACCATGGTGATGGTCAAAGTCAAACATACCACTAAAATTCCACACACAACCAATTTTACTTGGTTCAACAGTGGGAGGGCATTTTGGGGATTTTCTTGCCATTAACGGTAATAACTAACTATGGTAACAACAATCAAGAAACTCAAACTGCATATGTATCTGAAAACATTCACACCTGCAAGATTAAATTAGATAATTCAAGAAACAATAAAGTTGACTTCAATTCAATCATTCATAGCAGTATGAGGCTATGAGCATAAAGTTGTTGACTTTGCAGGTTCTAATCTGACCCATTAATTGTGTGAGTAAAATGATATCCAACGGTGTGTAAAGGCCCAACTGGAGTGGGAAATCTTGATAAAGTGTATGTGAGGTTGAcatatgattaaaaaaaaaaaaaaaagattgtaCAAGAACACACCTTTTTATACCAATTTTTAGTGAATTAAATACCCACTTTAGTTTGCAAATTTAAATGGAAAAAAGATAACATTTTTATCAAGAAAATTGTAATAATGTTGGATGAAACATGTAACAAAAGAAAAGAATTGCAGCCTAAAAAAAGATGATAAAAAGATTGCACAAGAACACACCTTTTCTTACCAAAATATAGTAATTTTAAAAACCCATTCGAGTTTGCAAATTTAATGAACAAAAGACAAGATTTTTATGTAATGATGGATGAAACATGTAACAAAAGAAATGAATTGcagcagcaaaaaaaaaaaaaaaaaaaaaaaaaaaaaaaagatgataaAAAGATTGCACAAAAACTCACCCTTTCATACCaaaatataataaattaaaaacccatttgagtttgCAAATTTAATGAACAAAAGACAGGATTTTTATCAAGAAAATTGTAATGTTGGATAGGAAATGTAACAAAAGAGATGAATTACGGTAAAAAGAATTGATATGAAATTGAATGGAATTATTGATAATTGAGTAGAATTAAGTGGAAAATAAGTTGAATAAGTAAGAATTGAGTGTTAAAAATGGAATAAAATGAGAAGAATAATATGTGAAGAAGAAGTAAGAGGGAAAGGTGGTACCTTTTGAGAACAATATgctaatgaagaagaagaagatgatgatgatgataaagaGGACCTCTTGTTAAGCCATAGAAGAtggaaggagagagagaggaaaggTCCAAAATTAAAAGCTCAATATTCTGGGGCTTGATTGTGTTTTGGGTTATCGACACATCCAAATACAATATATTTCCTAAATCACCCTTTTGTGTTCTTTTCTTACAGTTTTCATTtcttatagttttttttttttaacggtgaaTTTGGTTCACTGATGGATCACTAGAGTATCATTGTGTTATGAGCGGAACTACTTGATCATATCCATATCCATTAGGCTGtaatgcatatacaccaattTAGGAGAAAACCAAATAAATCTGAGAAAACCCTCTTGTGGAAATCGAACCAAAAACCTAACGGTTCTTAAATTTTATCCCACCTCTAAGATGTCATTAGACTATAATGCATTAGGCACTTTTCTTAAAGTTTTTATTTCGAAAAAAGACTATGAAAAGAGGTGATAAATGGTATGTTTGATAAAACTATTTATGGCATTCTTCCATACGTAACC
It encodes:
- the LOC110911148 gene encoding uncharacterized protein LOC110911148, producing MARKSPKCPPTVEPSKIGCVWNFSGMFDFDHHHGRPHQKLLPDETHRSRSVLGAEHERGQVRMLTFDEQLRSIYINSKKKAASVNQSLKNEEAWKKTIEKCFWQKMKTRYENMSKKKENTNILDTIVVLKPTQRVVECPVDIGCQCLHSHPHHNSANNKHMVKHTHVLFSDVRRKLKVSKLKSFRKMKSCGETGSKAGDLALVPYVKHQEPEVFMEARRHLAERLRLVALGTGVGEPSGPSCKQVARTLERVLLTSPIHESMAALKRELEATHGEKSLHTTWSALSPLKQNEYSNASGFVELTYTNDALSHVSKFSNMDSNTKDIGPSPPGTDGCINRPELELLLDASSPKAGFKSENMDSDQFRENPSPVSVLDPFFSDNIDSPTSTIESVEHHMQPRRLDFEEHSSQTSSPARKRGVSLFTEDREFISSYVKELYRASQSNWEFFLATDYAFESPCDIKVLHDCVKEVLLSLHSRMALFSSRARPFSLEKDVINKVIDQVDWHNGQPAGPRTLDQLIRKDMAKRGSWLDTLSDRNDIVVEAADEILQELVIEASIDICF